A genomic segment from Lutzomyia longipalpis isolate SR_M1_2022 chromosome 3, ASM2433408v1 encodes:
- the LOC129792235 gene encoding transmembrane protein 267: MFAKIFKLKIFLSFLLCFVCILGDYLTNRSKSRSVTKALVDNTTHGLVGLICGFILVGPFRERLTTCEAHSMLLVAYLVASGIDADHFLEARSFKLTDALNLPKRPFLHCSTIPLVIFTLLLMTLKFSKSLIACLWLSVFFLAFATHHLRDSIRRGHWFYPLGSVNPTPYPIYLIGSILLPHFMVYLISRSIHLNQSQHEEFTV; the protein is encoded by the exons atgtttgcaaaaatattcaaattaaaaatatttctcagctTCCTGCTGTGCTTTGTGTGCATCCTGGGCGACTACCTGACCAATCGTTCCAAGAGTCGTAGTGTGACAAAAGCTCTCGTGGACAATACCACACATGGATTGGTGGGGCTAATCTGTGGCTTTATCCTGGTTGGACCATTCCGGGAGCGCTTGACAACATGTGAGGCACACTCAATGCTTCTTGTGGCCTATCTCGTAGCTTCGGGTATTGATGCTGATCACTTTCTGGAAGCCAGATCATTTAAATTGACG GATGCACTGAATTTACCAAAACGTCCATTCTTGCACTGCTCAACGATCCCACTTGTCATCTTTACTCTTCTACTAATGactttaaaattctcaaaatccCTCATTGCTTGCCTATGGCTCAGTGTCTTCTTCCTGGCTTTTGCTACGCATCATTTGAGGGATTCCATTAGACGAGGCCACTGGTTCTATCCATTGGGCTCTGTAAATCCCACTCCATACCCAATCTACCTCATTGGAAGCATCCTCTTGCCGCACTTCATGGTCTACCTCATCTCACGGAGCATACATCTCAACCAGTCTCAGCATGAGGAATTTACGGTGTAA
- the LOC129792233 gene encoding uncharacterized protein LOC129792233, protein MASTALSNHTSNFIASPSPEGIDKTTISSFDDFAKSRSRSTRAASLALPNSSNLLDLLDTEHTQYLTPISLSPPSIRRHSTHHYPNVDAAIEDEVSSAVNQKILPLVPPPVPKRTFKGRIGSNQSSDKGSVDFFKMQPSQETSNGLDNEDRLSIDSSSSVFEENGIGGPDFIPFDETKHFFHSSNRSSSDSNKSQTTIDTGYMSSATHQSFRSRFSSEDTQSSIDSYMSGEMMRSEGFPSPPPSDLSNRIFNRLADKDTASGRYTKNVVKENCRRQLPAVPQRRHQNSVPPKLPPPTSAARTRGTPPAPPLRSQASLDSAKLLHNSQVLGMRKGLNKPPPLAKITTRQDSSISSDSFSVTSSPGYNAKSMETPLLHHTAKMGRSTTVKVPQDTTTDGLSMTTRHPKPINVRQDSNISSDSFSQTSSPGYSSKLLDTPLLTNHKLNTLKQNFKGADEILHEGGGTSENNPSSPITKSASTPASLQTIVRFQNGSNMSLQHKIINRRKNSAPYILRMGPLKFRLLQIVANAVILMVLAGIFAAYLKANPTVQFINKTIITPTRTEMVYASEETSLSLVGGKNPAPGVCLPVIVKFCQNHQLPYNFTVFPNYIGHFGQPEAQVELDAYDALVDVRCYELVSLLLCSLFVPKCSSTGTTVPPCRSLCTETMRRCGFFFEVFSLELPEYIKCHLFTESSNPDECVGSREVQEAKVRALTPSCSGFMCDKRRCIPSEWKCDGHVDCSDQTDESDCPHCPKGTIYCGKNKCMSQKHVCDGIHDCPYGQDERNCIRLSERNGDLGRGTLEVYRANVKKWAPACISNWDPSTSPTTVCSILGYSSVNSSRLKMIGTNITMVTPTKDTPAMWRMYQKRQTNLMKEFTNCPTSMYPVVELTCSNFECGKVRKRRNLSPKTRIVGGTQSSPGDWPFLAAILGGPEEIFYCAGVLISDQWVLTASHCVGNITNRKINDWTIQLGMTRRHSHTYYGQKVKIRRVIPHPLYNSFVAHDNDIALFQLSTRVAFHEHLLPVCLPPPLKEIKPGTNCTVIGWGKKEDKSTQEYGAASSFFSSYEPSVNQVTVPIINRDVCNEWLEMLNVTEGMICAGYEHGGKDACQGDSGGPLLCQNPNDKDRWYVGGIVSWGIMCAHPKLPGVYANVPRYIPWIMQQIHKYSSGSYFT, encoded by the exons ATGGCATCCACAGCTCTGAGTAATCACACGAGCAACTTCATCGCATCACCATCACCTGAGGGTATCGATAAAACCACAATCAGCTCATTTGATGATTTTGCCAAGAGTCGCAGCAGATCCACACGCGCTGCCAGCCTAGCTTTGCCCAACAGCTCCAATCTTCTGGATCTCCTGGACACGGAGCACACACAATACCTCACTCCCATCAGTCTCTCACCCCCATCCATAAGGCGACACTCAACACACCACTACCCAAACGTGGATGCCGCCATTGAAGACGAAGTTAGTTCTGCG GTGAATCAAAAAATTCTGCCTCTAGTTCCACCACCAGTGCCCAAGAGAACATTTAAGGGTAGAATAGGGTCAAACCAGTCATCGGATAAGGGTTCTGTGGACTTTTTTAAGATGCAACCAAGTCAAGAGACGTCAAATGGGCTGGACAATGAGGATCGCCTGAGTATTGATTCGTCATCGTCGGTTTTCGAGGAGAACGGCATTGGGGGCCCGGATTTTATTCCCTTTGACGAGACAAAGCACTTCTTCCACAGCTCCAATCGCTCCTCGTCGGATTCCAATAAGAGTCAAACCACCATTGACACAGGGTACATGTCCTCAGCGACACATCAATCCTTCCGGAGTCGCTTCTCATCCGAGGACACCCAATCGTCGATCGATAGCTACATGTCGGGTGAAATGATGCGCTCCGAGGGATTCCCATCGCCCCCACCTTCCGACCTTAGCAATCGCATCTTCAATCGCCTGGCAGACAAGGATACAGCAAGTGGGCGGTACACCAAGAATGTCGTCAAGGAGAATTGTCGAAGGCAACTTCCGGCAGTACCGCAGAGACGGCATCAGAACAGTGTGCCACCCAAACTTCCGCCACCCACTAGTGCGGCACGGACACGGGGTACCCCACCGGCACCACCACTACGCTCCCAGGCATCTCTCGATTCGGCAAAGTTGCTTCACAATAGCCAAGTGTTGGGTATGCGAAAGGGACTCAATAAGCCACCACCATTGGCAAAAATCACCACACGGCAGGATTCCAGCATCAGCAGCGATAGCTTCTCCGTCACCTCAAGTCCAGGGTACAATGCCAAGAGCATGGAGACACCGCTGCTGCATCATACAGCCAAAATGGGTCGCTCAACAACTGTAAAGGTGCCTCAGGATACCACAACAGACGGCTTAAGTATGACCACGCGCCATCCAAAGCCTATAAATGTTCGACAAGATTCAAACATTTCCAGCGATAGCTTTAGTCAAACCTCCAGCCCGGGGTATTCGTCGAAACTCCTCGATACACCCCTCTTGACAAACCACAAGCTCAATACAT TGAAGCAAAACTTCAAAGGTGCTGATGAGATCCTCCACGAAGGTGGTGGTACCTCAGAAAACAATCCCAGCTCACCAATTACAAAGAGTGCGTCGACCCCGGCAAGTCTACAGACAATTGTACGCTTCCAAAATGGCTCGAACATGTCCCTCCAGCATAAG ATTATTAACAGGAGAAAGAATTCCGCCCCATACATCCTGAGGATGGGTCCATTGAAATTTCGTCTACTCCAGATAGTCGCCAATGCCGTGATATTGATGGTATTAGCCGGTATATTTGCTGCATATTTAAAGGCAAATCCCACAGTTCAGTTCATCAACAAGACCATCATTACGCCAACGAGGACGGAAATGGTGTACGCATCTGAGGAGACGTCCCTGAGTTTGGTGGGTGGGAAAAATCCCGCGCCCGGAGTTTGCTTGCCTGTCATCGTGAAATTCTGCCAGAACCACCAGCTTCCCTACAATTTCACCGTCTTCCCCAATTACATTGGACACTTTGGACAGCCCGAGGCGCAAGTT GAATTGGATGCCTACGATGCCCTTGTCGATGTTAGATGCTACGAGCTCGTGTCCCTGCTGCTTTGCTCGCTCTTTGTGCCAAAATGTAGCTCAACGGGGACAACTGTGCCACCCTgtaggagtctctgtaccgaAACAATGCGACGCTGTGGCTTCTTTTTCGAAGTGTTCAGCCTGGAGTTGCCGGAATACATCAAATGTCACCTCTTTACGGAATCCTCCAATCCGGATGAGTGTGTTGGCTCCCGGGAGGTGCAGGAGGCAAAAGTTCGCGCCCTTACACCCTCTTGTTCGGGTTTTATGTGCGACAAAAGACGCTGTATCCCATCTGAGTGGAAGTGCGATGGACACGTTGACTGTAGTGACCAGACGGATGAATCGGATTGCCCTCATTGCCCCAAAGGAACTATCTACTGCGGGAAAAATAAGTGCATGAGCCAAAAGCACGTATGCGATGGAATTCACGATTGCCCATATGGTCAGGATGAGAGGAATTGCA TTCGTCTTAGCGAGAGGAATGGTGACTTGGGACGAGGAACTTTGGAAGTCTACAGGGCTAATGTGAAGAAATGGGCACCAGCTTGCATCTCCAATTGGGATCCATCCACCTCCCCAACGACTGTTTGCAGCATCCTTGGGTATAGTTCAGTCAATAGTAGTCGCCTCAAGATGATTGGTACGAATATCACAATGGTAACACCGACAAAGGATACACCGGCAATGTGGAGGATGTACCAGAAGCGTCAGACGAATCTCATGAAGGAATTCACAAATTGCCCCACCTCAATGTATCCCGTCGTTGAGCTAACGTGCTCCAACTTCGAATGCGGCAAAGTGAGGAAAAGACGAAATCTCAGCCCAAAGACACGTATTGTGGGTGGAACACAGAGTTCACCGGGCGATTGGCCCTTCCTGGCGGCAATTCTCGGTGGCCCAGAGGAGATTTTCTACTGTGCTGGCGTCCTGATTTCCGATCAATGGGTCCTCACAGCTTCACACTGTGTTGGAAA CATCACAAACCGCAAGATAAATGACTGGACCATTCAGCTGGGCATGACACGACGCCACAGCCACACCTACTATGGGCAAAAGGTGAAAATCCGCCGAGTTATCCCTCATCCACTCTACAATTCATTCGTGGCACACGACAATGACATTGCCCTATTCCAG CTAAGTACACGCGTGGCTTTCCATGAGCACCTTCTGCCTGTTTGCCTACCACCACCGCTGAAGGAAATTAAACCAGGAACAAATTGCACGGTGATCGGGTGGGGAAAGAAGGAAGACAAGAGTACTCAAGAATATGGAGCTGCATCatcctttttctcttcatacGAACCATCAGTCAATCAGGTGACGGTACCAATAATAAATCGCGATGTATGCAACGAATGGCTGGAGATGCTGAATGTCACCGAAGGGATGATCTGTGCTGGCTACGAGCACGGTGGGAAGGATGCGTGTCAAG GAGACAGTGGTGGCCCTTTGCTGTGTCAGAATCCCAACGACAAAGATCGCTGGTATGTGGGTGGAATTGTTTCCTGGGGCATTATGTGTGCCCACCCAAAACTTCCTGGTGTCTACGCAAATGTTCCCCGCTACATTCCATGGATTATGCAgcaaattcacaaatattcaTCTGGTTCCTACTTCACTTAG